A genome region from Gigantopelta aegis isolate Gae_Host chromosome 3, Gae_host_genome, whole genome shotgun sequence includes the following:
- the LOC121367681 gene encoding protein rogdi-like translates to MADVDSEVDCLHKELQWVLREEVHKVIHDVHYTLQECSKRFPIRTSEYSQVNQTKAQRILLASPNGTGDIKCMVTLRGDSITEADINFKHKQGKEHHVFKTSISEGFPWKLQQVQDAGNHLCNALSIIGSKDTNYRFKTGQEVLLLLDDLMKCLLKCRASLTLPKRKSLSDLVNNRNMQCFKPLVPNDVALSFYIHSSKLILAMYNLHHGQNKVEITSRYQVETVVQWLNETIVFFTLALQQCQQLKDKISILCGHDGIS, encoded by the exons ATGGCGGATGTGGATAGCGAAGTGGATTGTCTT CACAAAGAGTTACAGTGGGTGCTGAGGGAGGAGGTACACAAGGTGATACATGACGTACACTACACACTACAG GAGTGCAGTAAGAGATTCCCTATAAGAACCA GTGAATATTCTCAAGtaaatcaaactaaagctcaaCGAATTCTTTTGGCAAGTCCAAA tggaACAGGAGACATAAAGTGTATGGTCACATTAAGAGGAGACAGTATAACCGAAGCG GATATTAACTTTAAACACAAGCAAGGCAAGGAGCACCATGTCTTCAAGACAAGTATTTCAGAAGGGTTTCCCTGGAAACTACAGCAG gTACAAGATGCTGGAAACCATCTATGCAATGCTCTCTCTATCATAGGCAGCAAGGACACAAACTACCGGTTCAAAACTGGACAAGAGGTCTTGTTG TTGTTGGATGACTTGATGAAATGTTTACTGAAGTGCCGAGCCAGCCTGACGCTGCCAAAAAGGAAGTCACTAAGTGACCTTGTAAACAATAGAAATATG caaTGCTTTAAACCATTAGTGCCAAATGATGTAGCCCTGTCATTCTACATCCACTCGTCAAAACTCATCTTGGCGATGTACAATCTCCACCATGGGCAGAACAAGGTGGAGATCACATCCAGATATCAG GTGGAAACTGTGGTCCAGTGGTTAAATGAGACAATTGTCTTCTTTACACTGGCATTGCAGCAGTGTCAACAACTTAAGGACAAG ataTCTATTCTCTGTGGACATGATGGAATTTCATAG